From the genome of Gammaproteobacteria bacterium:
GACAGGTCCGCGACCAGCGGCACGTCGCCGGTCTCCGGCACCCAGTGGAATTCCACGCCGCCGATGGTCTCGTTCGGCGTGTAGTGCACATACGCCGCTGTCGGATCCAGAGCCCACCAGCCGAAAGGCGGGATCTTCGTGAAATGATCATTTTCATCCGAGGCGGCAACGTTCACGTGGCAGAATCGCCCGGCTTCCGCGATGGCCTGCTTTGACCAGTAGCCGGTGTTGATGTAATCCGCGCCACGTTTGCCGCGCAGCAGATTCAGCGGCACCATTGCGAACTGGCTGCTCGCGCCACCCTGCAAAAACAGCACCCGGTAGCGATCCGGTATGGCGAGCAGCGCGCGCAGGTCGGCTTCAGCCTCGTACGCGATCGACATGAACTCGTCGCCGCGATGGCTCATCTCCATTACCGACATGCCACTGCCGCGCCAGTCCAGCAGTTCTTCGCTGGCTGTCCGCATGACCTCCGCCGGCAGCATGGCGGGGCCCGCGCCGAAATTGAATATTCTCGACACATTGTCTCCCGTGAATAATCTGGATTCCCGTCTCACCGCGTGGCGCTTCACGCTTCGTCGACTGTCAGGGGTTCGCCGGCATCGTCCCCGTCACCATTCAGGCCTTCGATGCGCTCGACCTCCACCAGACGCTCCCCCTCGCCCAGCCGGATCAGGGTCACACCCTGCGTGTTGCGACCCAAAAGCGACACTCCGGCGACGGTGGTTCGCACCAGATTGCCGCTGTCCGTGATGAGCATGATCTCGTCGTCGTCGCTGACCAGCTCGGCGCCGATCACGGCGCCGTTGCGCGAGGTGGCCTGGATGGCAATGACCCCCTGGCCGCCGCGGCCATGCAGCGGGAAATCGGCGATCGGCGTGCGTTTGCCAAAGCCGTGTTCGGTCGCGACCAGCACCGCATTGCCGCTGGCGGCCGCATCTACGGTCATCAGGGAAATGACCCGTTGTTCCCCCCTCAGCCGGATGCCGCGTACGCCTGACGCGGTGCGGCCCATGGAACGCACCTCGGATTCCTTGAAACGTACCGCCTTGCCGGCATTGCTGACCAGGATGATGTCCGCGAAACCATCGGTAATGCAAACGCTGATCAGCGCATCGTCTTCGCGCAGGTCGATGGCGATGATGCCGTTAGTGCGCGGCCTGGAGAACTCTACCAGCGGCGTTTTTTTGATCGTGCCGGCGCTGGTCGCCATCAGCACGAAACGGTCCGCGGTGAACTCGCGAACGGGTCTCACGGCGTTAATGCGTTCGCCTTCCTCGAGCGGCAGCAAGTTGACCATGGGCTTGCCGCGCGCGCCGCGGCCACCCTGCGGCAACTGGTAAACCTTGAGCCAGTAAACCTTGCCGCGGCTGGAAAAACACAGAATAGTGTCGTGCGTATTGGCGACGAATAATTTGTCGATAAAATCCTCGGCCTTGAACGAAGTGGCCGTCTTGCCACGGCCGCCACGCCGCTGCGCGCGGTATACGTCAACGGGCTGCGACTTGGCGTAACCGGAATGCGACAGGGTGACCACTACCTCTTCCGAGGGAATCAGATCTTCGAGGGTCAGATCCAGCTGATTCTCAAGAATCTCGCTGCGCCGCGCATCGCCGAACTGCTCGCGCGCGGCTACCAGTTCGTCGCGGATGACCTGCAAAAGACGCTCCGGCTCACGCAGTATCTGCAAATATTCGCCAATGCTGGCGAGCAGTTCGCCGTAATCCTTGACGATCTTGTCCTGCTCCAGCGCGGTGAGCCGTTGCAGGCGCAAATCCAGAATCGCCTGCGCCTGTAAGTCGGATAACCGATAGCCGTCGTCGTTCATACCGAACTGCGGCGCGAGTCCATCCGGCCGGGTATCCTCAGCGCCACCGCGCGCCAGTAGTTCCGTGACCACACCCGGCGCCCAGGCGCGCGCCATCATCGCGCTTTTGGCCTCGGCGGGATTCGCGCTGGCCTTGATCAGCTCGATTACCGCATCGATATTCGCCAGCGCGACTGCCTGCCCCTCCAGTACGTGCGCGCGTTCGCGGGCCTTGCGCAAGTCGTAAATCGTGCGCCGCGTGACCACTTCGCGGCGGTGGCGCAGAAACGACTGCAATATCTGCTTTAGATTTACCAGACGCGGCTGGCTATCCACCAGCGCCACCATGTTGATGCCGAAGACGTTCTGCAGCTGAGTGTGCTGGTACAGATTGTTGAGTATGACCTCCGCCACCTCGCCGCGGCGCAGCTCGATGACCATGCGCATGCCGTCCTTGTCGGACTCATCGCGCAGCTCGGTGATGCCCTCGACACGCTTGTCTTTGACCAGCTCCGCGATCTTCTCCAGCAGCCGCGCCTTGTTGACCTGATACGGCAACTCGGTGACGACGATGCGCTGCCTGCCATTGTCTTCTGTTTCGATGTGGCTGCGCGCGCGCACGTAAATGCGACCGCGGCCCGTCAGATAAGCCTCGACAATGCCGCGGGTGCCATTGATGATGCCGGCGGTAGGAAAGTCCGGTCCCGGCACATGCGCCATCAGCTCCGTGATTTCGGTTTGCGGGTTATCGATCAGCGCCACGCAGGCATTGATGACTTCCGTAATATTGTGCGGCGGGATGTTGGTCGCCATGCCCACGGCGATACCGGACGAACCGTTGATCAGCAGGTTGGGCACACGGGCGGGCAAAACTTGCGGCTCGCGCTCGGTCTCGTCGTAATTGGGGACAAAATCGACCGTTTCCTTGTCCAGGTCGGCCAGGATCTCGGCGGCAATGCGCGCCATGCGTACCTCGGTGTAGCGCATGGCGGCAGGCGCGTCGCCGTCCACCGAGCCGAAGTTGCCCTGCCCGTCCACCAGCATGTAACGCATGGAAAACGGTTGCGCCATACGCACGATCGCATCGTAAACAGCGGACTCGCCGTGCGGATGATATTTACCGATGACGTCGCCGACCACGCGGGCCGACTTCTTGTAGCCCTTGTTCCAGTCGACGCCCAGCACGCTCATGGCGTACAGCACGCGGCGATGCACGGGCTTGAGGCCATCCCGAACATCCGGTAGCGCGCGGCCCACGATTACGCTCATGGCGTAGTCGAGGTACGACTGACGCATTTCGTCTTCGAGATTGATCGACAGGATTTCTTTGGCGAATTCGGCCATTACATATTGACTAAAGCGGGGTGCGCCTTCGAAAGACGCTTATTAATCGTGAGAGGGTTCATCAAAAACGGGTCGATTATAGCATGTTCCCCCCATTTCACTCCCGGCGCTTGCGGTGCGGCGAACGATACCGCCGCTGTTGCCAACACCTCCGGCGCACACATGATCCGAATGCATTTTTATGCCGGGCGCTTTTGTCGGAATAGACATTGCATACCACGCAATGCACTTTATCCGCCGTGCACACCTTGTGTGGTTATCTTAAAGCAAAAACACTGGAGAAATTTTTATGGGTATACTGATCTGGATCATTTTCGGCCTCATCGCCGGGGTTATCGCCAAGCTCATCATGCCGGGCAAAGACCCGGGCGGGTTTATCATCACCATCCTGCTCGGCGTCGCCGGCGCCCTGGTCGGCGGTTTCATCGGTTCGGCGCTTGGCTTTGGCCCGGTGGATGGCTTTAATTTCGGCAGTTTCGTAATCGCCGTGCTGGGTGCGATCCTGCTGCTGTGGATATATCGCGTCATCAAGAAGTAAGAAAAGCGGAACGAAATGCTGCCGCACGCAATCATTGATCTAGTGGTGAGCGCCGCGGTCAGGCGCGGAAATGACGCACGCGACACGCACGCTAGATCCACCGCGTCGATGCCGGGTGGGTATCGCGGACTTGCACTTTGGTCACGAACCCCGCAACCTGCGGCGACACGCTACATTTCAATCAAGGAGTTACGCCTATGAATCAGATCAACGATCCGAAGCAATCCCTGAACGCCTCAACGGGCTTGACACTACGCCTCGTGGCGGCTGGCAGCGCTCTGCTGATCGCGCTGGCGGTGAGCGCCTGCGGACAGCAGGACGCCCCGGAAGGCCCGAGCGGCATGGCGGAAAAGGGCATGGAGAAAGCCAAACAAACAGGCAAAGAGGCCATGCAAGGCGCCAAAAAGGCGGGGAAGGACGCCATGCAGGGCGCCAAAAAAGCAACAGATAAGGCGCCTGTGGGCGGCAAATCCGCTGGCAAACAAGGTGCCGCCGGTCAGTCGAGCGAATCGATGGAAAATCCGAACAGACCCACCGATTGAGCGAATTGTTCGAAAGTGCTTCAGAGCGGCGCCGTAATGGCGCCGTTTTTTTGTCGTAAACGCAGCAGTGCAGCCAGTTTGGCGCGGTCGGGCCGGTGCAGCACGCCGCGTTCGGTGACCAGCGCATCGATGAGTTCCGCCGGGGTGATATCGAATACGGGATTCCACACCGCCACGCCATGCTCGCTCAACGCGCGTGACGACAGCATCTCGCCCGCGTCGCGATATTCGATATCAATATCGTCGCCACTCGCGGTGGCGAGATCGATGGTGCTGGTTGGCGCCACCACCATAAATTTCACGCCGTGATGACGGGCGTTTATCGCGAGATTATAGGTGCCGATCTTGTTGGCGACGTCGCCGTTGGCGGCGACCCGGTCGGCGCCAACGATGACCCAGCCGACATCACCCTGGCGCAACAGGCTGGCCGCCGCGGCATCGCACAGCAGGGTGACCGGGATGCCATCCTGCACCAGTTCCCAGGCGGTCAGCCGCGCGCCTTGCAGCCAGGGGCGCGTCTCGTCCGCGTACACTTTGGCAATACGCCCGGCGTGGAATCCGTTGCGGATCACGCCCAGCGCGGTACCGTAACCGCCCGTGGCAAGCGAGCCTGTATTGCAGTGGGTCAGGACCGAGTTACCGTCCAGCAATGCGGCGCCCAGTTCACCCATGCGGTAATTCGCGGCGATGTCCTCCTCGTGAATGCGCCGCGCCTCGGCGAGCAATTCGTGCCCAAGGTCAGACATCGCAGGGTCGGGCATCGTCGAATCGGCCCTCGCCGCATCGCGGTTCAGCCTGTCGATCACCGCGCGCATGCGCGCGATCGCCCAGTGCAAATTAACCGCGGTGGGACGTGCCGCGGCCAGCCGCTCCATGTCGGGCTCGATGGCGCGCCGCCAGTCCGACGCGGCGCACGTCCGCGCCGCCAGCACCACCCCGTAAGCAGCCGCGATGCCGATGGCGGGCGCGCCACGCACCACCATGTCGGTGATGGCTTGGGCTACCTCATCGCAGCGAGCGAGATCGAGATAGTCAATCGTGTCCGGCAAACGCCGCTGATCCAGCAGACGCACACGGTTTTGGTGCCATAGAACCGCCCTGATACGGTCGTGCACACGCGCCGTCATCGTCGCCTCAGCTTCACGGCGTTGCGGAATCGTCAAAAAGTTCGGTCAACCTGCCACAGTTGCCTTGACGTAGCGTTAAGTTCAAACCATTATCCTTAAAGTGTGATAGGAACATACCTTTCCATGCTGACTGTTTACTAAAACGAAAACGCGTTCACGCAGGTTGTATACTTTTTGTTCCCAATGACAATCAGGGAGACCTTGATGAGAATCAAATACCAAGCGATTGCCGCGATCGCCTGCGGCTTGTTGTGCACCCCGGCAGTCTACGCCCAGGGCGACGAAGGCGCCTACTGGAGCAATCCCGACGGAGAAGCCTACAAGAATGCCGAGGGCGAGTGCTGGAAAAAACCCGACTGGACCGAGGCCGACGCGACCAGGGAGTGCGACCCCGATCTGGTGCCCAAACCAAAGCCCAAGCCTGTCGCCAAACCGGCGCCCGCACCGCAGCCGACCGCCGATATCGAGGAAGTCAGCATAAGCGCGGACGCCAACTTCGCTTTCGATAGCGCCGTACTCAAACCCGAGGGTGCCGAGGTGATTCGCCAGATGGCGGGCCGGGTAAGGGATGTGAAAGACCTGAGCATCGACATCGCCGGACATACGGATAGTGTCGGTACCGACGCCTACAATCAGGGGTTGTCCGAGGAACGCGCGGCGAGTGCCAAGGCGGCGTTAGTCGACGAGGGCATCGACCCCGCCATCATTACAACCCGCGGTTATGGCGAGACCGCGCCGCTGACCACCAACGCCACCAGCGAAGGACGCGCCACAAACCGGCGGGTGGATGTCTCCGTGACCGGCGCCAAAAAGGTCATGCGGTAAATTCCGCCACGCCCACGATCCTGCTTCGGGGTCGTGGGCGTGCTGTTGCCCGCGCAGCTCTACGCCCGCGCTATCTGACGCCTATACAGTGACCGCGCGCGATTTTACACTACAGCACACACCATTTCGTGCTGACGATTGGCAACGGCCACTCTCTACAGGTCGATCCTCCACAAGTTTAAGGGCACTGCACCCTGCCAACGTTTACGCGCATTACCAGCCGGTGCTTAACCCGGAAAACAGTTGTTTGACGATCCAGCGCGCATGCAAACGATCGATAGTCTAATCAATGCGCGCTGGGTAGTGCCGGTAGAGCAGGACACGGTACTGGAACATCACGCCGTGGCGGTCGATCAGGGACGTATTGTCGATATTCTGCCGACCTCTGATGCCGAGCACCGCTATCAGGCGCGATACACGCATCGCTTTGATGGCCACGCGCTCATTCCCGGGCTGATCAACACCCATACGCACGCCGCCATGAGTCTGTTTCGCGGCCTTGCCGATGACCTGCCGTTGATGATCTGGCTCAAGGAACACATCTGGCCGGCCGAGAGCCGCTGGGTGAACGAAGCCTTTGTGTACGACGGCACGACGCTCGCGGCCGCTGAGATGTTGCGAGGCGGTGTCACCTGCTTCAACGATATGTATTTCTTCCCCGAGGTCGCCGCGCGCGCCGCGGTCACCGTCGGCATGCGCGCCTGCGTGGGCCTCATCGTCATCGATTTCCCCACGGTCTACGCAGTCAACGCGGACGAGTACATCAGCCGCGCGCTGGCGGTGCACGACGAATACAAGGGCGATGCGCTGATAACCACCGCGTTCGCCCCCCACGCGCCTTACACGGTGTCGGACAACGCGCTCAGGCGCGTGCGCACCTTCGCGGACGAGCTGGATATCCCTGTGCACATGCACGTGCACGAAACCGCCGACGAGATCGGCCAGAGCATCGCCAGCCACGGCGGGCGGCCGCTGCAACGCCTGGCCGGACTGGGGCTTGTGTCGCCCTCGCTGCTGGCGGTGCACATGACGCAACTGACCGACGCCGATATCGAACAGGTTGCCGGCGGCGGTGCGCACGTGCTGCACTGCCCGGAATCGAATATGAAACTCGCCAGCGGCTTCTGCCCCGTGCACCAGCTGTTAAAGGCGGGCGTAAACATCGCGCTGGGCACGGATGGCGCGGCCAGCAACAACGATCTGGACATGTTCGCGGAAATGCGCACGGCAGCCCTGCTCGCCAAGGCGGTCGCGGGTGACGCCACGGCGCTGCCTGCCGCTAGCGCGCTCCGCATGGCGACCCTGAACGGTGCCATTGCGCTGGGACTCGGCGACCAGACCGGGTCGCTGATCACCGGCAAGTGTGCGGATATCGTAGCCGTAGAGCTGGACGGAATCGAGGCCACGCCGCTGTACGACCCGGTCTCGCAACTGGTCTACGCGACCGGCCGCGATCAGGTTACGGACGTGTGGGTGGCCGGTCAGCAGGTATTGGAAGGACGCCGCTTGAGCAACCTCGACGAAGCGGAAGTCCGCGCCAAAGCGCGTGCGTGGAGCACGCGCATACGGGAGCTTCAAGGCTGATATGCGGCGTCGAACCTGTTCACACTACCAGCCTGCCTTTGCCGCCCCCAACAGAGGATAAACGCATGGCGCCCGTGCGACCGAACATCGACGCCGCCGAAATCGGCAAATTCGAACGTCTGGCGGACCAGTGGTGGGACCGCCAGGGCCAGTTCAAGGCCCTGCACGACATCAATCCGCTGCGCCTCGATTATATCGATGGACGCGCGCGGCTGGCCGGCAGGCAGGTTCTGGACGTGGGTTGCGGCGGCGGGATTTTGACCGAGGCCATGGCGAAGCGCGGTGCCGCGGTCACTGGCATCGATCTGGCCGAAGCGTCGCTACGCGCGGCAAGCACGCATGGCGCGCAGAGCGGGCTGTCAATCGATTATCGGCATGTCGCCGTCGAGCAACTCGCCGACGAACAATCCGGGACGTTCGATATCGTCACCTGCCTGGAAATGCTGGAGCACGTGCCGGACGTGAGCGCGACCGTGAACGCCTGTGCTCGCTTGACAAAACCAGACGGTCATATATTTTTTTCCACGCTCAACCGCAACCCGAAGTCGTTCCTGTTCGCGATTGTCGGTGCCGAATATATTCTGAATCTCATTCCTAAGGGCACGCACGAATTTGCGCGCTTCATCCGGCCCTCGGAGCTGGCTCGGTGCGCGCGCGACGCCGGGCTGCACCCGGCCGATATCACCGGCCTGGTCTACAATCCCATCACGCGAGGCTATGCGCTGTCGCACGATGTCACTGTCAATTATTTGATGCACGCGCGCAAGGCTTGAATCCGGAACGCGCGCGCCGCACGTGAATATCGACACCGTGCTGTTCGACCTCGACGGAACCCTGGCCGGTACCGCGCCGGACATGCTCGCCGCGTTGAGCACATTGCTGCGCGAACAGAATCGCGCACCGGTAGATCCCGTCGTGGCCAGAGGCTGCGTGTCGCGCGGCGCGGTCGGCCTGCTGCGACTGGCATATGGCGACGACCTTGCGGATGACGAGTTCGAGCGCCTGCGCGTGCGTTTTTTGCGTATCTACGCCGACGCGCTCTGTGTCGATACCCGATTGTTCCCGAACATGGCCGAGACACTCGCGCATATCGAGGGCTCCGGTCACAAGTGGGGCGTGGTCACCAACAAGCCGGCCTTGCTGACCGACCGGCTGATCGACGCGCTGGGCCTGACCGCGCGCGCCGCGTGCGTGGTCAGCGGCGACACCACCGATCAGCGCAAGCCACATCCCAAACCGTTGCTGCACGCGTGCGCGTGCTGCGCGAGCCGCGCGGCGCAATGCGTTTACGTCGGCGACGATCCGCGCGACATCCAGGCAGGCCAAGCGGCCGGCATGACCACCCTGGTTGCGTTGTATGGATACATCAGCGAGGGACAAAATCCGCACACCTGGGGCGCGGACGGCGTGCTGCACGATATAGGGCAACTGCCGGCATGGTTGCGGCGCCGCAACGGCGCGGGCCGGCCGCAATGACTGTGTTTAACGTGCAATTGATCGCGGCGTTCGCAGGCGCTCTCATTGCCGGCATTTTACTGGGCGCATGGTTCGTCGCCAGCCGCAAGAATACCGATTTGCAGCGCCAGCAGCGGGACAATGCGCAACTGACCGCGCAACTTGCAGCCGAGCAACA
Proteins encoded in this window:
- the gyrA gene encoding DNA gyrase subunit A, giving the protein MAEFAKEILSINLEDEMRQSYLDYAMSVIVGRALPDVRDGLKPVHRRVLYAMSVLGVDWNKGYKKSARVVGDVIGKYHPHGESAVYDAIVRMAQPFSMRYMLVDGQGNFGSVDGDAPAAMRYTEVRMARIAAEILADLDKETVDFVPNYDETEREPQVLPARVPNLLINGSSGIAVGMATNIPPHNITEVINACVALIDNPQTEITELMAHVPGPDFPTAGIINGTRGIVEAYLTGRGRIYVRARSHIETEDNGRQRIVVTELPYQVNKARLLEKIAELVKDKRVEGITELRDESDKDGMRMVIELRRGEVAEVILNNLYQHTQLQNVFGINMVALVDSQPRLVNLKQILQSFLRHRREVVTRRTIYDLRKARERAHVLEGQAVALANIDAVIELIKASANPAEAKSAMMARAWAPGVVTELLARGGAEDTRPDGLAPQFGMNDDGYRLSDLQAQAILDLRLQRLTALEQDKIVKDYGELLASIGEYLQILREPERLLQVIRDELVAAREQFGDARRSEILENQLDLTLEDLIPSEEVVVTLSHSGYAKSQPVDVYRAQRRGGRGKTATSFKAEDFIDKLFVANTHDTILCFSSRGKVYWLKVYQLPQGGRGARGKPMVNLLPLEEGERINAVRPVREFTADRFVLMATSAGTIKKTPLVEFSRPRTNGIIAIDLREDDALISVCITDGFADIILVSNAGKAVRFKESEVRSMGRTASGVRGIRLRGEQRVISLMTVDAAASGNAVLVATEHGFGKRTPIADFPLHGRGGQGVIAIQATSRNGAVIGAELVSDDDEIMLITDSGNLVRTTVAGVSLLGRNTQGVTLIRLGEGERLVEVERIEGLNGDGDDAGEPLTVDEA
- a CDS encoding GlsB/YeaQ/YmgE family stress response membrane protein, which codes for MGILIWIIFGLIAGVIAKLIMPGKDPGGFIITILLGVAGALVGGFIGSALGFGPVDGFNFGSFVIAVLGAILLLWIYRVIKK
- the mtnA gene encoding S-methyl-5-thioribose-1-phosphate isomerase, which produces MTARVHDRIRAVLWHQNRVRLLDQRRLPDTIDYLDLARCDEVAQAITDMVVRGAPAIGIAAAYGVVLAARTCAASDWRRAIEPDMERLAAARPTAVNLHWAIARMRAVIDRLNRDAARADSTMPDPAMSDLGHELLAEARRIHEEDIAANYRMGELGAALLDGNSVLTHCNTGSLATGGYGTALGVIRNGFHAGRIAKVYADETRPWLQGARLTAWELVQDGIPVTLLCDAAAASLLRQGDVGWVIVGADRVAANGDVANKIGTYNLAINARHHGVKFMVVAPTSTIDLATASGDDIDIEYRDAGEMLSSRALSEHGVAVWNPVFDITPAELIDALVTERGVLHRPDRAKLAALLRLRQKNGAITAPL
- a CDS encoding OmpA family protein; translated protein: MRIKYQAIAAIACGLLCTPAVYAQGDEGAYWSNPDGEAYKNAEGECWKKPDWTEADATRECDPDLVPKPKPKPVAKPAPAPQPTADIEEVSISADANFAFDSAVLKPEGAEVIRQMAGRVRDVKDLSIDIAGHTDSVGTDAYNQGLSEERAASAKAALVDEGIDPAIITTRGYGETAPLTTNATSEGRATNRRVDVSVTGAKKVMR
- a CDS encoding TRZ/ATZ family hydrolase, which gives rise to MQTIDSLINARWVVPVEQDTVLEHHAVAVDQGRIVDILPTSDAEHRYQARYTHRFDGHALIPGLINTHTHAAMSLFRGLADDLPLMIWLKEHIWPAESRWVNEAFVYDGTTLAAAEMLRGGVTCFNDMYFFPEVAARAAVTVGMRACVGLIVIDFPTVYAVNADEYISRALAVHDEYKGDALITTAFAPHAPYTVSDNALRRVRTFADELDIPVHMHVHETADEIGQSIASHGGRPLQRLAGLGLVSPSLLAVHMTQLTDADIEQVAGGGAHVLHCPESNMKLASGFCPVHQLLKAGVNIALGTDGAASNNDLDMFAEMRTAALLAKAVAGDATALPAASALRMATLNGAIALGLGDQTGSLITGKCADIVAVELDGIEATPLYDPVSQLVYATGRDQVTDVWVAGQQVLEGRRLSNLDEAEVRAKARAWSTRIRELQG
- the ubiG gene encoding bifunctional 2-polyprenyl-6-hydroxyphenol methylase/3-demethylubiquinol 3-O-methyltransferase UbiG gives rise to the protein MAPVRPNIDAAEIGKFERLADQWWDRQGQFKALHDINPLRLDYIDGRARLAGRQVLDVGCGGGILTEAMAKRGAAVTGIDLAEASLRAASTHGAQSGLSIDYRHVAVEQLADEQSGTFDIVTCLEMLEHVPDVSATVNACARLTKPDGHIFFSTLNRNPKSFLFAIVGAEYILNLIPKGTHEFARFIRPSELARCARDAGLHPADITGLVYNPITRGYALSHDVTVNYLMHARKA
- a CDS encoding HAD-IA family hydrolase, producing MNIDTVLFDLDGTLAGTAPDMLAALSTLLREQNRAPVDPVVARGCVSRGAVGLLRLAYGDDLADDEFERLRVRFLRIYADALCVDTRLFPNMAETLAHIEGSGHKWGVVTNKPALLTDRLIDALGLTARAACVVSGDTTDQRKPHPKPLLHACACCASRAAQCVYVGDDPRDIQAGQAAGMTTLVALYGYISEGQNPHTWGADGVLHDIGQLPAWLRRRNGAGRPQ